A region from the Paraurantiacibacter namhicola genome encodes:
- the recJ gene encoding single-stranded-DNA-specific exonuclease RecJ, with protein sequence MQTTANVLGIARSITGKAWRWRGGNMALESGVAGLEDDIVTQLLLSRGVERDDLQRHREPSIRSFLPDPSVFRDMDNAAERLAQAVLSGEKVTVYGDYDVDGATSAALLIRLFRMLDHDAEYYIPDRLLEGYGPSGEALVKLGETGSSLVVTVDCGAMAFEALSAARDAGVDVVVVDHHKCAAELPAALALVNPNRLDESDEGAEHGHLAAVGVAFILAVALTRTLRQRGFFADRKEPDLLSLLDLVALGTVADVAAIRGLNRAFVAQGLKIMAQRRNTGMAALIDASRLGRAPQCSDCGFALGPRINAGGRVGESTLGVRLLTTQDPDEAAQIAKQLSDLNEDRRAIEAAVQEAAEEQLASQHNRSVIVLSAEGWHPGVIGIVAGRIKEKTGKPALVIALDDDGTGKGSGRSIPGVDLGAAIIGAREKGLLVAGGGHAMAAGLTVASEKLDEFADWLDSHLAASVSKAREDQVMTLDLSLAPGGLTPDLVDAMDSAGPFGMGWPGPRVAVGPVHLVKCDIVGKDHVRIIAAGQDGRSFKGIAFRSADSELGQSLLHGAKGRRLWLAGRVKVDDWGARPQAELHLEDAAWAD encoded by the coding sequence ATGCAGACCACCGCCAACGTCCTCGGCATCGCCCGCTCCATCACCGGCAAGGCCTGGCGCTGGCGCGGCGGAAACATGGCGCTGGAAAGCGGTGTCGCGGGGCTGGAGGACGACATCGTCACGCAGCTGCTGCTCTCGCGCGGTGTCGAGCGGGACGATCTGCAACGCCACCGTGAACCCAGCATCCGCAGCTTCCTGCCCGATCCCTCTGTATTCCGGGACATGGACAACGCGGCTGAACGCCTCGCGCAAGCGGTGCTCTCGGGCGAGAAGGTGACGGTCTATGGCGATTACGACGTGGACGGTGCCACCAGCGCGGCCCTGCTGATCCGGCTGTTCCGGATGCTGGACCACGATGCCGAATACTACATCCCGGACCGCCTGCTGGAAGGCTATGGCCCCAGCGGAGAAGCGCTGGTCAAGCTGGGCGAGACAGGATCGAGCCTGGTCGTGACGGTCGATTGCGGGGCGATGGCGTTCGAGGCCCTGTCAGCGGCGCGCGATGCGGGTGTGGACGTGGTGGTGGTGGACCATCACAAATGTGCCGCAGAGCTTCCCGCCGCCCTAGCCCTCGTCAATCCCAACCGGTTGGACGAAAGCGATGAAGGCGCGGAGCATGGCCATCTTGCCGCTGTCGGCGTCGCATTCATCCTCGCCGTCGCGCTCACCCGTACCCTGCGCCAGCGCGGCTTCTTTGCGGATAGGAAAGAGCCTGACCTGCTGTCACTGCTCGACCTCGTGGCGCTGGGCACGGTGGCCGATGTCGCGGCCATTCGCGGGCTCAACCGCGCCTTCGTTGCGCAGGGCCTGAAGATCATGGCGCAGCGCCGCAACACCGGCATGGCTGCCCTCATCGACGCAAGCCGCCTTGGCCGCGCGCCGCAATGTTCGGATTGCGGCTTTGCGCTGGGTCCGCGCATCAATGCCGGGGGCCGCGTGGGCGAATCCACCCTAGGCGTGCGTCTCCTGACAACGCAGGACCCTGACGAAGCAGCGCAGATCGCCAAGCAGCTGAGCGACCTAAACGAGGACCGCCGCGCCATCGAAGCGGCAGTGCAGGAGGCCGCGGAAGAGCAACTCGCCAGCCAGCACAATCGCTCCGTCATCGTGCTCTCGGCTGAGGGCTGGCACCCGGGCGTCATCGGCATCGTCGCAGGGCGGATCAAGGAGAAGACCGGCAAGCCCGCACTCGTGATCGCGCTGGACGATGACGGCACGGGCAAGGGTTCGGGCCGCTCCATCCCGGGCGTCGACCTGGGCGCCGCCATCATCGGTGCACGTGAGAAAGGCCTGCTGGTCGCAGGCGGCGGGCACGCGATGGCTGCGGGCCTCACCGTTGCGTCGGAGAAGCTGGACGAATTTGCGGACTGGCTGGACAGCCACCTTGCTGCATCCGTCTCCAAGGCGCGAGAGGACCAGGTGATGACGCTGGACTTGTCGCTGGCACCGGGCGGCCTGACGCCCGACCTCGTCGATGCGATGGACAGCGCAGGCCCCTTCGGCATGGGCTGGCCCGGACCGCGCGTGGCGGTGGGGCCGGTGCACCTCGTCAAATGCGACATCGTGGGCAAGGACCACGTCCGCATCATCGCCGCCGGGCAGGATGGACGCAGCTTCAAGGGAATCGCCTTCCGCTCCGCCGACAGCGAGCTCGGCCAGAGCCTGCTCCACGGCGCGAAAGGCCGCCGGTTATGGCTCGCTGGCCGGGTGAAGGTGGACGACTGGGGCGCACGCCCTCAGGCCGAATTGCACCTGGAAGACGCCGCCTGGGCCGACTGA
- a CDS encoding substrate-binding domain-containing protein, with amino-acid sequence MKMLFKGTIAATAALALAACGSEGTGGSDTRDSVRVVGSSTVFPFAKSVAESFARSTDFGSPIIESTGTGGGIQLFCSGVGTDTPDIANASRRMKASEFADCQANGVENITEIQVGLDGIAFASAKGGITMNLTPEIVYRALAASPYGKEQTAQTWSDVDPSLPDLPILVYGPPSTSGTRDALKELVLEVGCKADPAMSELKEADEDKYDQVCTEVRSDGKYVDQGEQDNLIVQKLGGNQNAVGVFGYSYLEENLDSVQGLPMNGVDPTYENISSFQYPGARPLFIYVKNAHLEAIPGLREYIGAWAANWGRGGSLAAIGLVANPEDAMATANTAATEFTPLTADKLK; translated from the coding sequence ATGAAAATGCTCTTCAAAGGTACCATCGCGGCAACCGCCGCTCTCGCCCTCGCCGCTTGCGGTTCGGAAGGCACTGGTGGCAGCGATACGCGCGACTCCGTCCGCGTCGTCGGCTCCTCCACTGTGTTCCCCTTCGCAAAGTCTGTGGCTGAAAGCTTCGCCCGCTCCACCGATTTCGGCTCGCCGATCATCGAATCGACCGGCACGGGCGGCGGCATCCAGCTGTTCTGCTCGGGCGTCGGCACCGACACGCCCGACATCGCGAACGCCTCGCGCCGCATGAAGGCCAGCGAGTTCGCCGATTGCCAGGCCAATGGCGTGGAGAACATCACGGAAATCCAGGTCGGCCTGGACGGCATCGCCTTCGCATCCGCCAAGGGCGGCATCACGATGAACCTGACGCCGGAAATCGTTTACCGCGCGCTGGCCGCCAGCCCCTATGGCAAGGAGCAGACGGCGCAGACGTGGTCCGATGTCGATCCGTCCCTGCCCGACCTGCCGATCCTGGTCTACGGACCGCCCTCCACCTCCGGCACGCGTGACGCGCTGAAAGAACTGGTCCTGGAAGTGGGCTGCAAGGCCGATCCGGCCATGTCCGAGCTGAAGGAAGCGGACGAAGACAAGTACGACCAGGTCTGCACGGAAGTCCGCTCCGACGGGAAGTATGTCGACCAGGGCGAGCAGGACAATTTGATCGTGCAGAAGCTGGGTGGCAACCAGAACGCCGTGGGCGTATTCGGCTACAGCTACCTGGAAGAGAATCTCGACAGCGTGCAGGGCCTGCCGATGAACGGCGTGGACCCGACGTATGAGAACATCTCCAGCTTCCAGTACCCGGGCGCCCGTCCGCTGTTCATCTACGTGAAGAACGCCCACCTCGAAGCGATCCCCGGCCTGCGCGAATATATCGGCGCCTGGGCTGCAAACTGGGGACGGGGCGGTTCGCTTGCTGCCATCGGCCTTGTCGCAAATCCTGAAGACGCTATGGCGACTGCCAACACCGCTGCCACGGAGTTCACTCCGCTGACGGCCGACAAGCTGAAGTAA
- a CDS encoding sensor histidine kinase: protein MDSRRDTPWAGIALALIGAAAAMISGAHPILALAILLLWIGSLYLVPAPVPERRETDMSRSVTITRDRIGRLVENSNLAILLVDGERIVLANATAREALGAHVVGQDARVAFRHPAAIDLLTRERGGETMIVGLTGPRSNWLMRRQRVDDRYWLVELVDRSSEAELGRAHADFVANASHELRTPLASIIGYVETLEDEAPDADPAIIRKFHKTVLREARRLQSLVADLMSLSKVQAEKHEVPRDRVDLTSVVKRASHDVSAGEHSDRLVYEMDEQVLVPGEAEQLEQLVRNLVENALKYGDPAKPVTISLAKGARSMAELVVRDLGEGIEAEHLPHLTRRFYRTDPGRSRAAGGTGLGLAIVKHIVERHRGRLDIDSELGVGTSVRVRLPLHEDTA, encoded by the coding sequence ATGGACAGCCGGCGCGACACTCCATGGGCAGGCATTGCCCTGGCCCTGATCGGCGCAGCGGCGGCGATGATTTCCGGCGCACATCCCATCCTGGCTCTGGCGATACTCCTGCTCTGGATCGGGTCGCTCTATCTCGTCCCGGCTCCCGTGCCGGAACGCCGTGAGACCGACATGTCGCGCAGTGTCACCATCACGCGCGACCGGATCGGTCGGCTGGTAGAGAATTCGAATCTCGCCATCTTGCTGGTCGACGGAGAGCGGATCGTGCTGGCCAATGCCACGGCGCGCGAGGCCCTGGGTGCGCACGTCGTCGGCCAAGACGCCCGGGTCGCTTTCCGCCATCCTGCCGCCATCGACCTGCTGACCCGTGAACGTGGCGGCGAAACAATGATCGTCGGCCTCACAGGGCCGCGCAGTAATTGGCTGATGCGGCGGCAGAGAGTGGATGACCGGTACTGGCTCGTCGAACTGGTCGACCGCTCGTCAGAGGCGGAGCTGGGCCGGGCCCATGCCGATTTCGTCGCCAATGCCAGCCATGAGCTTCGCACGCCGCTGGCCTCCATCATCGGATATGTCGAGACGCTGGAGGACGAAGCGCCAGACGCCGATCCGGCAATCATCCGCAAGTTCCACAAGACGGTGCTGCGCGAGGCGCGCCGCCTCCAATCCTTGGTCGCCGACCTGATGTCACTGTCCAAGGTGCAGGCCGAGAAGCATGAGGTCCCGCGCGACCGTGTCGACCTGACCAGCGTTGTCAAACGCGCTTCGCACGACGTTTCTGCCGGAGAACATTCGGACCGCCTTGTCTATGAGATGGACGAACAGGTCCTCGTGCCGGGCGAGGCGGAGCAGCTAGAGCAGCTGGTGCGAAATCTGGTCGAGAATGCCCTGAAATACGGCGATCCGGCGAAGCCCGTGACGATCTCGCTGGCGAAGGGCGCGCGGTCCATGGCCGAGCTGGTCGTACGCGACCTGGGGGAAGGGATAGAGGCGGAGCACCTGCCGCACCTCACGCGCCGCTTCTATCGCACCGATCCGGGTCGCAGCCGCGCTGCCGGCGGCACCGGCCTTGGCCTCGCCATCGTGAAACATATCGTGGAGCGGCACCGCGGGCGGCTCGATATCGACAGCGAGCTGGGCGTTGGCACCTCTGTCCGCGTGCGTTTGCCGCTGCACGAAGACACGGCCTGA
- the pstC gene encoding phosphate ABC transporter permease subunit PstC, translating into MSPAILLLLALGLGLAGWLVARGRAQAFASQSGGRIAARPSYHGWYAALWIALPVTIFIVIWSVVSPQLVMAHVLASPEASVLPEFGMKRQSLISEARAVATGSATTVFNPEARQLIGPFEDALTRYNWIGLALTLIIALAGAAWAFLRLKPDFTARTRVEKAVMTGLLLASLVAILTTLGIVVSLVFETIRFFGMVNPIDFLFGTHWGPDPMANPDNPDPTRYGAIPLFWGTIYIGAIIAMIVALPLGLMSAIYLTQYASPRWRKVLKPALEVLAGVPTVVYGYFAALTVAPFIRDLAVSVGISNASSESALAAGMVMGVMIIPFVSSMADDSIAAVPQAMRDGSLALGATTNETIRRVLVPAALPGIVAGIMLAVSRAIGETMIVVMAAGAAANLSANPLEAMTTVTFQIVAMLTGEGSFDHPATLSAFALGFVLFLVTLALNFIALRVVKRFREAYE; encoded by the coding sequence ATGTCACCCGCTATTTTGCTACTCCTGGCTTTAGGGCTGGGGCTCGCCGGATGGCTGGTGGCACGGGGGCGTGCCCAGGCTTTCGCATCCCAGTCGGGCGGGCGCATTGCAGCCCGCCCGTCTTACCATGGATGGTATGCGGCGCTGTGGATCGCCCTGCCCGTCACCATCTTCATCGTGATTTGGAGCGTGGTATCGCCGCAACTGGTGATGGCCCACGTCCTCGCCAGCCCGGAAGCAAGCGTGCTGCCGGAATTCGGTATGAAGCGGCAATCGCTGATTTCCGAAGCGCGCGCCGTGGCAACCGGCAGCGCCACCACCGTCTTCAATCCCGAGGCGCGCCAGCTGATCGGCCCCTTCGAGGATGCGCTAACACGCTATAACTGGATTGGCCTTGCGCTGACGCTGATCATCGCGCTGGCCGGGGCCGCATGGGCCTTCCTGCGCCTGAAGCCGGACTTCACCGCCCGCACGCGTGTGGAAAAGGCCGTGATGACCGGCCTGCTGCTGGCATCGCTCGTCGCCATCCTGACCACGCTGGGCATCGTCGTCAGCTTGGTGTTCGAGACCATCCGATTCTTCGGCATGGTCAATCCCATCGATTTCCTGTTCGGCACGCATTGGGGGCCCGACCCCATGGCCAATCCGGACAATCCCGACCCCACGCGTTACGGCGCAATCCCGCTGTTCTGGGGCACGATCTATATCGGTGCCATCATCGCCATGATCGTGGCGCTGCCTCTGGGCCTGATGAGCGCGATCTACCTCACGCAATATGCCTCGCCGCGCTGGCGCAAGGTGTTGAAGCCTGCGCTGGAGGTGCTCGCCGGCGTCCCCACCGTGGTTTACGGTTATTTTGCCGCGCTGACTGTCGCACCTTTCATCCGCGACCTTGCCGTCTCCGTGGGCATTTCCAATGCCTCCAGCGAAAGCGCGCTGGCCGCGGGCATGGTGATGGGCGTGATGATCATTCCCTTCGTAAGCTCCATGGCCGACGATTCCATCGCCGCCGTCCCGCAGGCGATGCGTGATGGCTCGCTGGCACTGGGCGCGACCACCAACGAGACGATCCGCCGCGTGCTGGTGCCCGCCGCCCTGCCCGGCATCGTGGCCGGCATTATGCTTGCCGTCAGCCGCGCTATTGGCGAGACCATGATTGTTGTCATGGCGGCCGGTGCCGCAGCCAATCTGTCGGCCAATCCATTGGAGGCAATGACCACAGTCACCTTCCAGATCGTGGCCATGCTTACGGGCGAAGGCAGTTTCGACCACCCTGCAACGCTCAGCGCATTTGCGCTTGGCTTCGTGCTGTTCCTGGTCACCCTCGCCCTCAATTTCATCGCCTTGCGCGTCGTGAAGAGGTTCCGCGAAGCTTATGAGTGA
- the pstB gene encoding phosphate ABC transporter ATP-binding protein PstB, whose amino-acid sequence MRARNVDVYYGTKQAIDDVSIDVHEEHVTAFIGPSGCGKSTFLRALNRMNDTIPSAKVSGTIELEGEDIYASGMDVVQLRARVGMVFQKPNPFPKSIYENIAYGPKIHGLAEGKGALDEVVERSLRRAGLWEEVKDRLEDSGTALSGGQQQRLCIARAIAVDPEVILMDEPCSALDPIATAKIEELIAELRGRYAIVIVTHSMQQAARVSQRTAFFHLGKMVEYGKTSDIFTNPRETRTKDYITGRYG is encoded by the coding sequence ATGCGCGCCCGCAATGTGGACGTGTATTACGGCACGAAGCAGGCGATCGACGATGTCTCCATCGACGTGCACGAGGAGCATGTGACGGCCTTCATCGGCCCGTCCGGCTGCGGCAAGTCCACATTCCTGCGGGCGCTGAACCGCATGAACGACACGATCCCGAGCGCGAAAGTGTCCGGCACGATCGAACTGGAAGGCGAGGACATCTACGCCTCCGGCATGGACGTGGTGCAGCTGCGCGCGCGCGTGGGCATGGTGTTCCAGAAGCCGAACCCCTTCCCCAAGTCGATCTACGAGAACATCGCCTACGGTCCCAAGATCCACGGCCTGGCCGAAGGCAAGGGCGCGCTGGACGAGGTTGTCGAACGCAGCCTGCGCCGCGCGGGCCTGTGGGAAGAGGTGAAGGACCGGCTGGAAGATTCCGGCACGGCACTTTCCGGTGGCCAGCAGCAGCGCCTGTGCATCGCGCGCGCCATCGCCGTCGATCCCGAAGTCATCCTGATGGACGAGCCATGCAGCGCGCTTGATCCCATCGCGACCGCAAAGATCGAAGAGCTTATCGCCGAACTGCGCGGCCGCTACGCCATAGTGATCGTCACGCACTCCATGCAGCAGGCCGCCCGCGTTTCGCAACGCACGGCCTTCTTCCACCTCGGCAAGATGGTGGAATATGGCAAAACGAGCGACATCTTCACCAATCCGCGCGAAACGCGTACTAAGGATTATATCACCGGGAGGTACGGCTGA
- the pstA gene encoding phosphate ABC transporter permease PstA — protein MSEQAITAPTRTEAFEARLKKRYASERRFKAMGLGAILVSVFILVFLLGTMTFNGIAGFQRAELAVPMDFGEAGISLDPSIADEKDKFRSLEGQGLREVVQFFAEQELGAEGAAELSPQAWRVAADEIVADPSLLRQQTTLWLPATDDLATAYSGDGQADLQPLAQQLAGEGKLSDNFDPGFFSRSDATDPQQVGIWGALKGSILTMIVTLLLAFPIGVLAALYLEEYAPKNRWTDIIEVSINNLAAVPSIIFGLLGLAVFLWIFPNFRSAPLIGGMTLALMTMPVIVISGRNAIKAVPPSIRDGAMALGASPVQVVFHHVLPLALPGILTGTIIGMARALGETAPLLMIGMRAFVATPPDGFTSPATVLPVQIFLWSDEIDRGFVERTSAAIIVLLIFLLVMNGLAIYLRNRFEKTW, from the coding sequence ATGAGTGAGCAGGCCATCACCGCACCGACCCGCACGGAAGCCTTCGAAGCGCGACTGAAGAAGCGTTATGCCTCGGAACGTCGTTTCAAGGCGATGGGCCTTGGCGCGATTCTGGTATCCGTCTTCATCCTGGTTTTCCTGCTGGGGACGATGACGTTCAACGGCATCGCCGGCTTCCAGCGCGCCGAGCTCGCCGTACCGATGGACTTTGGCGAAGCGGGCATCTCGCTCGATCCCTCGATTGCTGACGAGAAGGACAAGTTCCGTTCCCTCGAAGGCCAGGGCCTGCGCGAAGTCGTGCAGTTCTTCGCCGAGCAGGAACTGGGTGCCGAAGGTGCAGCCGAGCTGAGCCCGCAGGCATGGCGCGTCGCGGCCGACGAGATCGTGGCCGATCCCTCGCTGCTGCGGCAGCAGACCACGCTCTGGCTGCCAGCGACGGATGATCTTGCCACGGCCTATTCGGGTGATGGTCAGGCAGACCTGCAACCGCTCGCCCAGCAACTGGCGGGCGAAGGCAAGCTGTCCGACAATTTCGATCCCGGCTTCTTCTCGCGTTCGGACGCGACCGACCCTCAGCAGGTCGGCATCTGGGGGGCGCTGAAGGGCTCCATCCTGACGATGATCGTCACCCTGCTTCTGGCATTCCCGATAGGCGTACTGGCCGCGCTTTATCTTGAAGAATACGCGCCGAAGAACCGCTGGACCGATATCATCGAGGTTTCCATCAACAACCTTGCGGCTGTCCCGTCGATCATCTTCGGCCTGCTGGGCCTCGCCGTGTTCCTGTGGATCTTCCCGAATTTCCGGTCTGCGCCGCTGATCGGCGGCATGACGCTGGCGCTGATGACCATGCCGGTGATCGTCATTTCCGGCCGCAACGCCATCAAGGCCGTGCCGCCCAGCATTCGCGACGGCGCCATGGCGCTGGGCGCTTCCCCGGTGCAGGTCGTGTTCCACCACGTCCTGCCGCTCGCCCTGCCCGGCATCCTAACCGGCACTATTATCGGCATGGCCCGCGCGCTGGGTGAAACCGCGCCTCTGCTGATGATCGGCATGCGCGCCTTCGTGGCCACCCCGCCCGATGGCTTCACCAGCCCCGCCACGGTGCTGCCGGTCCAGATCTTCCTCTGGTCGGACGAGATCGACCGCGGCTTCGTGGAGCGCACGAGCGCCGCGATTATCGTCCTGCTCATCTTCCTGCTAGTGATGAATGGCCTCGCCATTTACCTGCGCAACCGTTTCGAGAAGACCTGGTGA
- the phoU gene encoding phosphate signaling complex protein PhoU: MASDHTVKAFDEDITRLRGLIAEMGGLAELAVQESLQALINGDEELAAKVVERDKRLDALESEVDAMAVRTIALRAPMADDLREIIAALKIGGVVERIGDYAKNIAKRVGRIEGRSRFEPLTLLPAMGDVTTEMVHDVLTAFAARDPALALEVIERDDKVDAFYDSIFRNLVSHMVENPATISSAAQLLFIARNLERIGDHCTNVAEMVHFAATGEYPDD; this comes from the coding sequence ATGGCGTCCGACCACACAGTCAAGGCATTCGACGAAGACATCACGCGGCTTCGCGGCCTGATCGCCGAAATGGGCGGCCTGGCGGAGCTTGCCGTGCAGGAATCGCTGCAGGCGCTGATCAATGGCGACGAGGAACTCGCAGCCAAGGTGGTGGAGCGCGACAAGCGGCTCGACGCGCTGGAAAGCGAAGTCGATGCCATGGCCGTTCGCACCATCGCCCTGCGCGCGCCGATGGCGGACGACCTGCGTGAGATTATCGCGGCGCTGAAGATCGGCGGCGTTGTCGAGCGGATCGGCGATTACGCCAAGAATATCGCCAAGCGCGTTGGCCGGATCGAGGGCCGCAGCCGTTTCGAACCGCTCACCCTTTTGCCCGCCATGGGCGACGTAACGACCGAGATGGTGCACGATGTGCTGACCGCCTTTGCCGCGCGCGATCCGGCGCTGGCGCTGGAAGTGATCGAGCGCGACGACAAGGTGGATGCGTTCTACGATTCCATCTTCCGCAATCTGGTCAGCCACATGGTCGAGAACCCGGCCACCATCAGCAGTGCAGCACAATTGCTGTTCATCGCCCGCAACCTTGAACGGATCGGCGATCACTGCACGAATGTTGCGGAAATGGTGCATTTCGCCGCAACC
- a CDS encoding OprO/OprP family phosphate-selective porin has product MRNVTLIGLALAATSLTSLPAAAQQAGTMSVQEELAQMRAEMAALSGRVATLEGELEQTKAELEQERARNAQLTQPAAPVAVAVAPAAEPGAEIEFKGAPEISADGGWSFKPRGRIQADAGFISAPDSTGAADGFGSNLRRARIGMQGDIPGGFGYKFEVDFAGDQVTLADAILTYEGKGVDISIGQHNNFQSLEELTSSLHTSFIERAAFTDAFGFERRLGISVEFGVGDVSVQAGAFSDNISDLPGKEHSFDGRVVYAPKFGDGQLHLGASVHYADTDSNNVRYRQRPLVNFTSERFVNTGNLAAESEFGYGAEAAFISGRFHVAGEAFWQNVDRPGALADPTFFGGYAEAGVFLTSGDSRGYKGGTFNRIKPASPVGEGGIGAIQFNVRYDHLDLNDAGITGGKQNGYFASLVWTPTDYTRFLVNYGRLEYTDAVLPETSGNRDYSVDVVGVRAQVDF; this is encoded by the coding sequence ATGCGGAACGTCACACTCATCGGGCTTGCTCTCGCGGCAACCAGCCTCACCTCCCTGCCCGCTGCCGCGCAGCAGGCCGGCACGATGTCCGTGCAGGAAGAACTCGCCCAGATGCGCGCCGAAATGGCGGCACTGTCCGGCCGCGTCGCCACGCTCGAAGGTGAGCTGGAGCAGACGAAAGCGGAACTGGAGCAGGAGCGTGCTCGCAACGCGCAGCTGACGCAGCCCGCAGCGCCCGTCGCTGTAGCCGTAGCCCCCGCAGCAGAACCGGGCGCCGAAATCGAATTCAAGGGCGCACCCGAGATTTCCGCAGATGGCGGCTGGTCCTTTAAACCGCGCGGCAGGATCCAGGCCGATGCCGGCTTCATTTCCGCGCCGGACTCGACCGGCGCAGCCGACGGCTTCGGCAGCAATCTTCGGCGAGCGCGCATCGGCATGCAGGGCGATATCCCGGGCGGCTTCGGCTACAAGTTCGAAGTCGATTTCGCCGGTGACCAGGTCACGCTTGCGGACGCCATCCTCACCTATGAAGGCAAGGGCGTCGATATCAGCATCGGGCAGCACAACAACTTCCAGTCGCTGGAAGAGCTGACCAGCAGCCTGCACACTTCCTTCATCGAGCGGGCCGCCTTCACCGACGCGTTCGGTTTCGAGCGTCGGCTCGGCATCTCCGTCGAATTCGGCGTCGGCGACGTGTCGGTGCAGGCCGGTGCCTTCAGCGACAATATCTCCGACCTTCCCGGCAAGGAGCACAGCTTCGATGGCCGCGTGGTCTACGCACCGAAATTCGGTGACGGCCAGCTGCACCTCGGCGCATCCGTCCATTACGCCGATACGGACAGCAACAATGTGCGATACCGCCAGCGTCCGCTGGTCAACTTCACCTCCGAACGCTTCGTCAACACCGGCAATCTCGCCGCTGAAAGCGAGTTCGGTTACGGTGCGGAAGCTGCCTTCATCTCCGGCCGCTTCCACGTCGCTGGCGAAGCATTCTGGCAGAATGTCGACCGCCCCGGCGCGCTGGCGGACCCGACCTTCTTCGGCGGCTATGCCGAGGCAGGCGTCTTCCTGACCTCCGGTGACAGCCGCGGTTACAAGGGCGGCACGTTCAACCGTATCAAACCGGCCAGCCCGGTCGGCGAAGGCGGCATCGGCGCGATCCAGTTCAACGTCCGCTACGACCATCTGGACCTGAACGATGCCGGCATCACGGGCGGCAAGCAGAACGGCTATTTCGCATCGCTGGTCTGGACCCCAACCGATTACACCCGTTTCCTCGTGAATTACGGCCGCCTCGAATACACCGATGCCGTGCTTCCCGAAACGAGCGGCAACCGTGACTACAGCGTCGATGTCGTGGGCGTGCGCGCGCAGGTGGATTTCTAA